One part of the Thioalbus denitrificans genome encodes these proteins:
- a CDS encoding formylmethanofuran dehydrogenase subunit C produces MSALTLELRQPLPGRVDLSGLRPDRLAGLGAGAIERLALPCGRTPVALGELFRVRPGDPAELRILGGDPRLDGVAAGLDGGRVLVEGDVGWYAGEGLRGGVLEIRGSSGPFTGSAMAGGEIRVHGDAGERPGAPRAGERRGMTGGVLHVAGNAGARAGERMRRGLLLVDGDAGECCAARIIAGTVAVLGRAGALAGTGMRRGTLLLGTPAQGLPPTFNATGAWRPGFLELLIPVLARHQPAWAERLRGDPLQRWVGDLATDGRGELFAPD; encoded by the coding sequence ATGAGCGCCCTGACCCTGGAGCTGAGGCAGCCACTCCCCGGCCGGGTGGATCTCTCCGGCCTCCGCCCGGACCGGCTCGCCGGGCTCGGCGCGGGGGCCATCGAACGGCTGGCGCTGCCCTGCGGCCGGACGCCGGTGGCCCTCGGCGAGCTGTTCCGCGTGCGCCCCGGCGACCCGGCCGAGCTGCGCATCCTCGGCGGCGATCCCCGCCTCGACGGCGTGGCGGCGGGACTCGACGGCGGCCGGGTGCTGGTGGAGGGGGACGTGGGCTGGTACGCCGGCGAGGGGCTGCGCGGCGGGGTGCTGGAGATCCGCGGCAGCAGCGGGCCCTTCACCGGCAGCGCCATGGCCGGCGGGGAGATCCGCGTCCACGGCGATGCCGGCGAGCGTCCCGGCGCCCCCCGCGCCGGGGAGCGGCGCGGCATGACCGGCGGGGTGCTGCACGTGGCCGGCAACGCCGGCGCCCGCGCCGGGGAGCGGATGCGCCGCGGCCTGCTGCTGGTGGACGGCGACGCCGGGGAGTGCTGCGCGGCGCGGATCATCGCCGGGACCGTGGCGGTGCTGGGCCGGGCCGGCGCGCTGGCCGGCACCGGCATGCGCCGGGGAACGCTGCTGCTGGGCACACCGGCGCAAGGGCTGCCGCCCACCTTCAACGCCACCGGCGCCTGGCGTCCGGGCTTTCTCGAGCTGCTCATCCCGGTGCTGGCCCGCCACCAGCCGGCCTGGGCGGAACGGCTGCGGGGAGACCCGCTGCAGCGCTGGGTGGGCGACCTGGCCACGGACGGCAGGGGAGAGCTCTTCGCGCCGGACTGA
- the fhcD gene encoding formylmethanofuran--tetrahydromethanopterin N-formyltransferase, translating to MHLNGVEIEDTFAEAFGMQATRVIITAISARWARTAAETMTGFATSVIGCGVEAGIEAELAPAQTPDGRPGVSVLLFAMSGDDLAKHLERRAGQCVLTCPTTALFAGMEAGPEGGKPVPLGQRLRFFGDGHQASKLIDGRRYWRIPVMDGEFLCAELSARVKAVGGGNFLVLATGVEAALAACEAAVTAMRRLPNVVLPFPGGVVRSGSKVGSKYKALPASTNDAYCPTLRGLVESRLAPEIRAVLEIVVNGLTDADVRGALRAGIGAACAGGPESGVRRISAGNYGGRLGQFHYPLREVLA from the coding sequence GTGCACCTGAACGGAGTCGAGATCGAGGACACCTTCGCCGAGGCCTTCGGCATGCAGGCCACGCGGGTGATCATCACCGCCATCAGCGCCCGCTGGGCCCGGACCGCCGCCGAGACCATGACCGGGTTCGCCACCTCGGTGATCGGCTGCGGCGTGGAGGCGGGCATCGAGGCGGAGCTGGCGCCGGCGCAGACACCCGACGGCCGCCCGGGCGTGAGCGTGCTGCTGTTCGCCATGTCGGGCGACGACCTGGCCAAGCACCTCGAGCGGCGCGCCGGCCAGTGCGTGCTCACCTGCCCCACCACCGCCCTCTTCGCCGGGATGGAAGCCGGGCCGGAGGGCGGCAAGCCGGTCCCCCTCGGCCAGCGGCTGCGCTTCTTCGGCGACGGCCACCAGGCCAGCAAGCTCATCGACGGGCGGCGCTACTGGCGCATCCCGGTGATGGACGGGGAGTTCCTGTGCGCGGAGCTGAGCGCCCGGGTGAAGGCGGTGGGGGGCGGCAACTTCCTGGTGCTGGCCACCGGGGTGGAGGCGGCGCTCGCGGCCTGCGAGGCGGCCGTGACGGCCATGCGCCGGCTGCCCAACGTGGTACTCCCCTTCCCGGGCGGCGTGGTGCGCTCCGGCTCCAAGGTGGGCTCCAAGTACAAGGCCCTGCCCGCCTCCACCAACGACGCCTACTGCCCCACCCTGCGGGGACTGGTGGAATCGCGCCTGGCGCCGGAGATCCGGGCGGTGCTGGAGATCGTGGTCAACGGCCTGACCGACGCCGACGTGCGCGGCGCCCTGCGCGCCGGCATCGGGGCGGCCTGCGCCGGCGGCCCGGAGAGCGGGGTGCGCCGCATCTCGGCGGGCAATTACGGCGGCCGGCTCGGCCAGTTCCACTACCCCCTGCGGGAGGTGCTGGCATGA
- a CDS encoding beta-ribofuranosylaminobenzene 5'-phosphate synthase family protein, which translates to MVVAMVGGMDSGAHTEMAGGVRVETPTRLHLGFVDLNGGLGRRFGSLGLTIDGYATRVRVAPAARDGAEGPEAGRALAYARRVLEAAGHAGAVRVRVESTVPAHQGLGSGTQLGLAVGCAVDRLFGLGLGTRGVARIAERGARSGIGIGAFDQGGFLVDGGRGAGDGLPPVIARHPFPEAWRVVLLLDARGGGLHGPAEAAAFRALPEFPAERAAHLGRLVLLGILPALAEADFEPFARGVGELQRTVGDHFAPAQGGRFTSPAVAAALAWCEARGLYGVGQSSWGPTGFVLVPDADTGSRLVAGLRRRFGELGPLRCRLVAARNHGGRIDVGARPERLRRVT; encoded by the coding sequence ATGGTCGTTGCGATGGTGGGCGGCATGGACAGCGGAGCGCATACAGAGATGGCCGGCGGCGTCCGGGTGGAGACCCCCACCCGGCTGCACCTCGGCTTCGTGGACCTCAACGGCGGGCTGGGGCGCCGCTTCGGCAGCCTCGGCCTGACCATCGACGGCTACGCCACCCGGGTCCGGGTGGCGCCGGCGGCGCGGGACGGCGCCGAGGGGCCAGAGGCCGGGCGCGCCCTGGCCTATGCCCGGCGGGTGCTGGAGGCCGCCGGCCATGCCGGCGCGGTGCGGGTGCGGGTGGAGTCCACCGTGCCCGCCCACCAGGGGCTCGGGTCGGGCACCCAGCTCGGCCTGGCGGTGGGATGCGCGGTGGACCGGCTGTTCGGGCTCGGCCTCGGCACCCGTGGCGTGGCCCGGATCGCCGAGCGCGGCGCCCGCTCCGGCATCGGCATCGGCGCCTTCGACCAGGGCGGCTTCCTGGTGGACGGCGGGCGCGGCGCCGGTGACGGGCTGCCGCCGGTCATCGCCCGCCACCCGTTCCCGGAGGCATGGCGGGTGGTGCTGCTGCTGGACGCGCGCGGCGGCGGTCTGCACGGGCCGGCCGAGGCGGCGGCGTTCCGCGCGCTGCCCGAGTTCCCGGCGGAGCGGGCCGCCCATCTCGGCCGCCTGGTGCTGCTGGGAATCCTGCCGGCGCTGGCGGAAGCCGATTTCGAGCCCTTCGCCCGCGGGGTGGGCGAGCTGCAGCGCACGGTGGGCGATCACTTCGCCCCGGCCCAGGGCGGGCGCTTCACCAGCCCGGCGGTGGCCGCGGCGCTGGCCTGGTGCGAGGCCCGGGGGCTGTACGGCGTGGGCCAGAGCTCGTGGGGACCCACCGGCTTCGTGCTGGTGCCCGACGCCGATACCGGTTCGCGGCTGGTGGCGGGGCTGCGCCGGCGCTTCGGCGAGCTCGGCCCGCTGCGCTGCCGGCTGGTGGCGGCCCGCAACCACGGCGGCCGCATCGATGTGGGGGCGCGGCCGGAGCGGCTGCGCCGCGTGACCTGA
- a CDS encoding NAD(P)-dependent methylenetetrahydromethanopterin dehydrogenase, with protein MEKPYLLHLLTPAKNPSPFDVNMALDAGWNHCIPYTGVALEEVPGLVQDAIFSRGPKGVARTGLFLGGRDVHLAMEMLERARAAMVPPFTVAVLADPSGAFTTAAAMVACAERALRQRGLDGLAGREVRVFGGTGPVGTSVGILAAGAGAHVRLVSHEGAGPAQAAAARCERYGVRLQGGDGSGADAIAALLADAEVVFSAARAGVQVLDSGLLAGAGRLEVACDVNAVPPAGIAGVAAGADGEPLAGTPRGAAGLGALAVGNIKYRTQQALLQRLRGGEAVDLHFGQALEVARGLCD; from the coding sequence ATGGAGAAGCCGTACCTGCTGCACCTGCTGACCCCGGCGAAGAACCCGAGCCCGTTCGACGTGAACATGGCCCTCGACGCCGGCTGGAATCACTGCATTCCCTATACCGGGGTCGCCCTGGAGGAGGTGCCCGGGCTGGTGCAGGACGCCATCTTCTCCCGCGGCCCCAAGGGGGTGGCGCGCACGGGCCTGTTCCTGGGCGGCCGGGACGTGCACCTGGCCATGGAGATGCTGGAGCGGGCCCGGGCCGCCATGGTGCCGCCGTTCACTGTGGCCGTGCTGGCCGATCCCAGCGGCGCCTTCACCACCGCCGCGGCCATGGTGGCCTGCGCCGAGCGGGCGCTGCGGCAGCGCGGCCTGGACGGCCTGGCGGGACGGGAGGTGCGGGTGTTCGGCGGCACCGGCCCGGTGGGCACCAGCGTCGGGATCCTGGCGGCCGGGGCGGGGGCGCACGTGCGCCTGGTGAGCCACGAGGGCGCGGGTCCGGCGCAGGCCGCGGCGGCACGCTGCGAGCGCTACGGGGTGCGGCTGCAGGGCGGCGACGGGAGCGGCGCGGACGCCATCGCGGCGCTGCTGGCGGATGCCGAGGTGGTCTTCAGCGCCGCCCGCGCGGGCGTGCAGGTGCTCGACTCCGGGCTGCTCGCCGGCGCCGGACGGCTGGAGGTGGCCTGTGACGTGAACGCGGTGCCGCCGGCGGGCATCGCCGGGGTGGCGGCCGGCGCCGACGGCGAGCCGCTGGCGGGCACCCCGCGCGGGGCCGCCGGCCTCGGCGCCCTGGCGGTGGGCAACATCAAGTACCGCACCCAGCAGGCGCTGCTGCAGCGCCTGCGTGGCGGGGAGGCGGTGGACCTCCACTTCGGGCAGGCGCTGGAGGTGGCCCGTGGGCTGTGCGACTGA
- a CDS encoding ATP-grasp domain-containing protein, whose amino-acid sequence MGCATDNAPLLLAATSARALAQSARRGGFAVRVLDRFGDLDTRAAADGFALWPETAGAVALARLGRALDPAAALVYGAGFEGAAESLRALAAGRRLYGNAPEVLERLGEPRALFELFALLRIPHPEVRFRPPRRLDGWLCKDAGGCGGMGVGPARVQAGCPAGRYWQRRLNGPVHSLLFLADGERLQVVGWNRLDACRIDHGHPYAYAGACGRAAPPAHLRGAALRHARRLVRALGLVGLNGIDFIVAGARVRLLELNPRPGASFALYDADWPGGLLRAHVGACGGRLPVAGRTPPGPARAQRVLYAAVETRIPPDFHWPEWCADLPRPGSAVAAGEPVCSVLAEAPTAGAARHQGARRVARLRRLLGHAGCRRAA is encoded by the coding sequence GTGGGCTGTGCGACTGACAACGCGCCGCTGCTGCTGGCGGCCACCAGCGCCCGCGCCCTGGCCCAGTCCGCCCGTCGCGGCGGCTTCGCGGTGCGGGTGCTGGATCGTTTCGGCGACCTGGACACCCGCGCCGCCGCGGACGGCTTCGCCCTGTGGCCGGAGACGGCCGGGGCCGTGGCGCTGGCCCGCCTCGGCCGGGCGCTGGACCCGGCCGCGGCGCTGGTCTACGGCGCCGGCTTCGAGGGGGCGGCGGAGTCGCTGCGGGCGCTGGCCGCGGGGCGGCGGCTGTACGGCAACGCGCCGGAGGTGCTGGAGCGGTTGGGCGAGCCCCGGGCGCTGTTCGAACTCTTCGCGCTGCTGCGCATCCCCCACCCGGAGGTGCGCTTCCGGCCGCCGCGGCGCCTCGACGGCTGGCTGTGCAAGGACGCGGGCGGCTGCGGCGGGATGGGCGTGGGCCCGGCCCGGGTGCAGGCCGGCTGTCCCGCGGGGCGCTACTGGCAGCGCCGGCTCAACGGTCCGGTCCACTCCCTGCTGTTCCTGGCCGACGGCGAGCGGCTGCAGGTGGTGGGCTGGAACCGGCTCGACGCCTGCCGCATCGACCACGGCCATCCCTATGCCTACGCCGGCGCCTGCGGGCGCGCCGCCCCGCCGGCCCACCTGCGCGGGGCGGCCCTGCGCCACGCCCGGCGCCTGGTCCGGGCGCTGGGCCTGGTGGGGCTGAACGGCATCGATTTCATCGTCGCCGGCGCCCGGGTGCGGCTGCTGGAGCTCAACCCGCGCCCGGGTGCCAGCTTCGCCCTCTACGACGCCGACTGGCCGGGCGGGCTGCTGCGGGCGCACGTGGGCGCCTGCGGCGGTCGGCTGCCGGTGGCGGGGCGTACGCCGCCGGGCCCGGCGCGGGCGCAGCGGGTGCTCTACGCCGCCGTGGAGACGCGGATCCCCCCGGATTTCCACTGGCCGGAATGGTGCGCGGACCTGCCGCGGCCGGGGAGCGCCGTCGCCGCCGGCGAGCCGGTGTGCAGCGTGCTGGCCGAGGCGCCCACCGCGGGCGCCGCGCGGCACCAGGGCGCCCGGCGGGTCGCGCGGCTGCGGCGCCTGCTGGGGCACGCCGGGTGCAGGAGGGCGGCATGA
- the mch gene encoding methenyltetrahydromethanopterin cyclohydrolase — MSVQPLQSQPAPSVNALSAPLVESLVADAAALRLGVRRLADGATLVDAGIRVPGGLEAGRRIAEICLGGLGRVSLLSDGAGDWPLGVHVHTAQPVLACLASQYAGWSLAHGEGRGAFHALGSGPGRALARKEPLFAELGYADAAERTCLVLETDREPPPELVARIARDCGVAPGGLTLILTPTRSLAGTVQVVARVLEVALHKAHELGFPLPAVVDGAGAAPLPPPAPDFLTAMGRTNDAILFGGRVQLYVDGDEEAAGELAERLPSSASRDYGRPFAEVFRDYDHDFFRIDPLLFSPAQVLVSVLASGRTHRGGALAPELLAASFGGGA, encoded by the coding sequence ATGAGCGTTCAGCCCCTGCAGTCGCAGCCGGCGCCCAGCGTCAACGCCCTGAGCGCGCCGCTGGTGGAGTCCCTGGTGGCGGACGCCGCGGCCCTGCGCCTGGGCGTGCGCCGCCTGGCGGACGGCGCCACCCTGGTGGACGCGGGCATCCGCGTGCCGGGCGGACTCGAGGCGGGCCGCCGCATCGCCGAGATCTGCCTTGGCGGGCTCGGCCGGGTCAGCCTGCTGTCCGACGGCGCCGGCGACTGGCCCCTGGGCGTGCACGTGCATACCGCCCAGCCGGTGCTTGCCTGCCTGGCGAGCCAGTATGCCGGCTGGAGCCTGGCCCATGGCGAGGGCCGCGGCGCCTTCCACGCCCTCGGCTCCGGCCCCGGGCGGGCGCTGGCCCGCAAGGAGCCCCTGTTCGCCGAGCTCGGCTACGCGGATGCCGCGGAGCGCACCTGCCTGGTGCTGGAGACCGACCGCGAGCCGCCGCCGGAGCTGGTGGCGCGCATCGCCCGCGACTGCGGCGTCGCCCCCGGGGGGCTCACCCTGATCCTCACCCCCACCCGCAGCCTGGCCGGCACCGTGCAGGTGGTGGCGCGGGTGCTGGAAGTGGCCCTGCACAAGGCCCATGAACTCGGTTTCCCGCTCCCCGCGGTCGTTGACGGGGCGGGGGCGGCCCCGCTTCCGCCGCCCGCCCCGGATTTTTTGACCGCCATGGGCCGCACCAACGACGCCATCCTGTTCGGCGGCCGGGTGCAGCTCTACGTGGACGGCGACGAGGAGGCCGCGGGCGAGCTGGCCGAACGCCTGCCGAGCAGCGCCTCGCGGGACTACGGCCGCCCCTTCGCCGAGGTGTTCCGCGACTACGACCACGACTTCTTCCGCATCGATCCGCTGCTGTTCAGCCCCGCGCAGGTGCTGGTGAGCGTGCTCGCCAGCGGCCGCACCCACCGCGGCGGCGCCCTGGCGCCGGAGCTGCTGGCGGCGAGCTTCGGGGGCGGGGCATGA
- a CDS encoding ATP-grasp domain-containing protein, whose amino-acid sequence MSLRIAIVTDDPGWHGARLRAAFAARGCAVRLVSLRECRLETGPGAPGVWLPGFGGRLPDGVFVRGVPGGSLEEVVFYLDILHGLRELGVPVVNDARAIERTVDKGMTSLLLHRAGIATPPAAVVTGAGEARRRVLEARARGGELVCKPLFGSQGEGVVRVTEPDQLPPAAACRGVWYLQRFVPVAGRCHDWRVFVIGGRAVAAMRREGEGWVSNVARGGRCEAALLDDTLRSLAEGAVAALEMDYAGVDIIRDADGRAWVLEVNSVPAWKGLQSVCSLDIAAALADHCLRRCAGAPAALEALP is encoded by the coding sequence ATGAGCCTGCGCATCGCCATCGTCACCGACGACCCGGGCTGGCACGGGGCCCGGCTGCGGGCGGCGTTCGCCGCCCGCGGCTGCGCGGTGCGCCTGGTCTCCCTGCGCGAGTGCCGCCTGGAGACCGGGCCGGGCGCGCCCGGGGTGTGGCTGCCGGGCTTCGGCGGGCGGCTGCCCGACGGGGTGTTCGTGCGCGGGGTGCCGGGCGGCAGCCTGGAGGAGGTGGTGTTTTATCTCGATATCCTGCACGGCCTGCGCGAGCTCGGCGTGCCGGTGGTGAACGACGCCCGCGCCATCGAGCGCACGGTGGACAAGGGCATGACCAGCCTGCTGCTGCACCGGGCCGGGATCGCGACCCCCCCGGCGGCGGTGGTGACCGGGGCCGGGGAGGCGCGCCGGCGGGTGCTGGAGGCGCGGGCGCGGGGCGGCGAACTGGTGTGCAAGCCCCTGTTCGGCTCCCAGGGCGAGGGCGTGGTGCGGGTGACGGAGCCGGATCAGCTGCCCCCGGCCGCGGCGTGCCGGGGCGTCTGGTACCTGCAGCGGTTCGTCCCCGTCGCCGGGCGCTGCCACGACTGGCGGGTGTTCGTCATCGGCGGCCGCGCGGTGGCCGCCATGCGCCGCGAGGGCGAGGGCTGGGTGAGCAACGTGGCCCGCGGCGGGCGCTGCGAGGCGGCGCTGCTGGACGACACCCTGCGCTCCCTGGCCGAGGGGGCGGTGGCCGCGCTGGAGATGGACTACGCCGGGGTGGACATCATCCGCGACGCCGACGGCCGGGCCTGGGTGCTGGAGGTGAACAGCGTGCCGGCCTGGAAAGGGCTGCAGTCGGTCTGCAGCCTGGATATCGCAGCGGCGCTGGCGGACCACTGCCTGCGCCGCTGCGCCGGCGCGCCGGCGGCGCTGGAGGCGCTGCCGTGA
- a CDS encoding triphosphoribosyl-dephospho-CoA synthase, whose protein sequence is MSARRLRAAYLEACRLDLAALKPGNVGWHAPGHGMAPRDFLLSARVSAAALTRAGAGLGGRIEAAVAATRAAVGCNTNLGILLLCAPLLEAGPAEGPEQLRRRLQAALARCGVAECEAVYRAIRQAAPGGLGRSPRHDVHGPARTGLVTAMAAAAARDRIARQYATGFADLFGYALPRLRRHLARWGDRAWAASALYLDLLGRYPDSHVARRHGAAAAERLRRRMAPHARALAASTRPAARRARLLALDRTLKKRGINPGTTADLTVATLLAERLTSGRRQPIPIPGREPGEVPAPAVPRPLNERGARQWQ, encoded by the coding sequence GTGAGCGCCCGGCGCCTGCGGGCGGCCTACCTCGAGGCGTGCCGGCTGGACCTGGCCGCCCTGAAGCCGGGCAACGTGGGCTGGCACGCCCCCGGCCACGGCATGGCGCCGCGGGACTTTCTGCTCAGCGCGCGGGTGAGCGCCGCGGCGCTCACCCGCGCCGGCGCCGGGCTCGGGGGGCGCATCGAGGCGGCGGTGGCGGCCACCCGCGCGGCGGTGGGGTGCAACACCAACCTCGGCATCCTCCTGCTCTGCGCGCCGCTGCTGGAGGCGGGGCCGGCGGAGGGGCCGGAGCAGCTGCGCCGGCGCCTGCAGGCGGCGCTGGCGCGCTGCGGGGTGGCCGAGTGCGAGGCGGTCTACCGCGCCATCCGCCAGGCGGCGCCGGGCGGCCTCGGCCGCAGCCCGCGCCATGACGTGCACGGGCCGGCGCGCACCGGGCTGGTGACGGCCATGGCCGCCGCCGCCGCCCGCGACCGCATCGCCCGCCAGTACGCCACCGGCTTCGCCGACCTGTTCGGCTACGCCCTGCCGCGCCTGCGCCGCCACCTGGCGCGCTGGGGCGACCGGGCCTGGGCGGCCAGCGCCCTCTACCTGGACCTGCTCGGCCGCTACCCCGACAGCCACGTGGCGCGCCGTCATGGCGCGGCGGCGGCCGAGCGGCTGCGCCGGCGGATGGCCCCCCACGCCCGGGCGCTGGCGGCGAGCACCCGGCCCGCGGCGCGGCGCGCCCGCCTGCTGGCGCTGGATCGAACCCTGAAGAAACGCGGGATCAACCCGGGCACCACGGCCGATCTGACCGTGGCGACCCTGCTGGCGGAGCGGCTCACGTCGGGCCGCCGGCAACCGATCCCGATCCCTGGCCGGGAACCCGGGGAGGTCCCGGCACCGGCAGTACCACGACCCCTGAACGAAAGAGGAGCAAGACAATGGCAGTGA
- the fae gene encoding formaldehyde-activating enzyme — protein MAVINRTMVGEALVGDGNEVAHIDLIIGPRGSAAETAFCNGLVNNKDGFTSLLAVVAPNLPCKPNTMMFNKVTMKGAKQAVQMFGPAQRGVAMAVADCVEDGTIPMDEADDLFISVGVFIHWLAEDDNKIQDYNYEATKLSIQRAVAGEPKAADVVARKSVEQHPFAAHG, from the coding sequence ATGGCAGTGATCAACCGCACGATGGTGGGCGAGGCCCTGGTGGGCGACGGCAACGAGGTGGCCCACATCGACCTCATCATCGGCCCGCGCGGCTCGGCCGCCGAGACGGCCTTCTGCAACGGTCTGGTCAACAACAAGGACGGCTTCACCAGCCTGCTGGCGGTGGTGGCGCCGAACCTGCCCTGCAAGCCCAACACCATGATGTTCAACAAGGTCACCATGAAGGGCGCCAAGCAGGCGGTGCAGATGTTCGGCCCGGCCCAGCGCGGCGTGGCCATGGCCGTGGCCGACTGCGTCGAGGACGGCACCATCCCCATGGACGAGGCCGACGACCTGTTCATCAGCGTGGGCGTGTTCATCCACTGGCTGGCCGAGGACGACAACAAGATCCAGGACTACAACTACGAGGCCACCAAGCTCTCCATCCAGCGCGCCGTCGCCGGGGAGCCGAAGGCGGCCGACGTGGTGGCCCGCAAGAGCGTCGAGCAGCACCCCTTCGCGGCCCACGGCTGA
- a CDS encoding 6-pyruvoyl trahydropterin synthase family protein, translating to MQCLECHARLERLDSEHLLGCCGLTLQEYALRHHRPLELLLAPDQVGAEDDPAAWTGPVAPPREHARAVLQGLRWAGLLRTEGAFAVIPGEVRRLDLLFWDLAWLRDFGFRFRQEYHYEGHRVMARNRLKAPAANLRRPRAVQLSPVPPPGFRDSLAVYLAHAAEPQAGYLFLPFPDARDGESVAETLQRAHGVALVRLDAADHPGGVLLRTRARADGERLLGLLESRLREMPGAWERFTDATPELAVAKELVFDAAHFITDHPAKCSNLHGGRYRLHVEIHGRVDPVTGCVVDYGYLKRVVTRQVVERFDHHTLNYADGALAWRSSTELLCIHIWERLIDYLPGLRALTLYETPQSWCTYRGPDLARFQAEGEAALLGHFRDPALGRSPLRALAAEPGARLRVVGEALS from the coding sequence ATGCAATGCCTTGAATGCCATGCCCGGCTGGAGCGGCTCGACAGCGAACACCTGCTCGGCTGCTGCGGGCTGACCCTGCAGGAGTACGCCCTGCGCCACCACCGGCCGCTGGAGCTGCTGCTGGCCCCGGACCAGGTGGGGGCGGAGGACGATCCGGCGGCCTGGACCGGCCCCGTGGCCCCGCCCCGGGAGCATGCCCGGGCGGTGCTGCAGGGCCTGCGCTGGGCCGGCCTGTTACGCACCGAGGGCGCCTTCGCCGTGATTCCGGGCGAGGTGCGGCGCCTCGACCTGCTGTTCTGGGATCTCGCCTGGCTGCGGGATTTCGGCTTCCGTTTCCGCCAGGAGTACCACTACGAGGGGCACCGGGTGATGGCCCGCAACCGGCTCAAGGCCCCGGCCGCGAACCTGCGCCGGCCCCGGGCCGTGCAACTCTCGCCGGTGCCGCCGCCGGGTTTCCGCGACAGCCTGGCGGTCTACCTGGCCCATGCCGCCGAGCCGCAGGCGGGCTACCTGTTCCTGCCCTTCCCCGACGCCCGCGACGGCGAGTCGGTGGCCGAGACCCTGCAGCGCGCCCACGGCGTGGCGCTGGTGCGGCTGGATGCCGCCGATCACCCCGGGGGCGTGCTGCTGCGCACCCGCGCCCGCGCCGACGGCGAGCGCCTGCTGGGGCTGCTGGAGTCGCGCCTGCGGGAGATGCCCGGCGCCTGGGAGCGGTTCACCGACGCCACCCCGGAGCTCGCCGTGGCCAAGGAGCTGGTGTTCGACGCCGCCCACTTCATCACCGATCACCCGGCCAAGTGCTCCAACCTGCACGGCGGCCGCTACCGCCTGCACGTGGAGATCCACGGCCGCGTGGACCCGGTCACCGGCTGCGTGGTGGACTACGGCTACCTGAAGCGGGTGGTGACGCGGCAGGTGGTGGAGCGGTTCGATCACCACACCCTGAACTACGCCGACGGGGCGCTGGCCTGGCGCTCCAGCACCGAGCTGCTCTGCATCCACATCTGGGAGCGGCTCATCGACTACCTGCCCGGGCTGCGGGCCCTCACCCTCTACGAGACGCCCCAGTCCTGGTGCACCTACCGGGGGCCGGACCTGGCCCGGTTCCAGGCCGAGGGCGAGGCGGCGCTGCTCGGCCACTTCCGCGATCCGGCCCTGGGCCGCTCGCCGCTGCGGGCGCTGGCGGCGGAGCCGGGCGCGCGGCTGCGGGTGGTGGGGGAGGCGCTCAGCTGA
- a CDS encoding HisA/HisF-related TIM barrel protein, whose amino-acid sequence MIIVPVIDLMHGVVVHARRGERAAYRPLESPLCPGSSDPLAVVEALLRLHPFPALYVADLDAITGGAAQHGVLRSLRRRFPALALWVDAGFRTRAQLARFRDRGPGRAVLGSETLALPFPPAATGAAILSLDWRGGGFLGPRPLDRAPALWPPEVILMTLGRVGAGRGPDLDRLRRYRRLSPATRFYAAGGVRGPADLRRLAAAGAAGALVASALHDGRIGPATLRRFACAPLS is encoded by the coding sequence TTGATAATCGTCCCAGTCATCGACCTCATGCACGGCGTGGTGGTCCACGCCCGCCGCGGCGAACGGGCCGCCTACCGGCCCCTGGAGAGCCCCCTGTGCCCCGGCAGCAGCGATCCGCTGGCCGTGGTGGAGGCGCTGCTCCGGCTCCATCCCTTTCCGGCCCTCTACGTGGCCGACCTCGACGCCATCACCGGCGGCGCGGCCCAGCACGGCGTCCTCCGCTCCCTGCGGCGCCGCTTCCCGGCGCTGGCGCTGTGGGTGGACGCGGGCTTCCGCACCCGGGCCCAGCTGGCGCGCTTCCGTGACCGCGGCCCGGGCCGGGCGGTGCTCGGCTCCGAGACCCTGGCCCTGCCCTTCCCGCCCGCCGCGACCGGGGCCGCGATCCTCTCCCTGGACTGGCGCGGCGGCGGCTTCCTCGGCCCCCGGCCCCTCGACCGCGCGCCGGCCCTGTGGCCGCCGGAGGTGATTCTCATGACCCTGGGCCGGGTGGGCGCCGGGCGCGGACCGGACCTTGATCGCCTGCGCCGCTACCGGCGCCTCTCGCCCGCCACCCGCTTCTACGCCGCCGGCGGCGTGCGCGGCCCCGCCGACCTGCGGCGCCTGGCGGCCGCGGGCGCGGCCGGGGCGCTGGTGGCCAGCGCGCTGCACGACGGGCGCATCGGCCCCGCGACCCTGCGCCGCTTCGCGTGCGCGCCCCTCAGCTGA